A stretch of the Marinobacter sp. JH2 genome encodes the following:
- a CDS encoding high-affinity branched-chain amino acid ABC transporter permease LivM: MATHNLKHALFCAIVTVVIAYPILGLDLVAQGTQIGLEGATPTTIISIFLAAGIVFFFQLFRDNIMGNLGKLPKLNPLSGREPMPAEKRAKVEAWVLTAIIVLALFWPFVVSRGSVDLATLVLIYIMLALGLNVVVGLAGLLDLGYVAFYAVGAYTFALLYQYFGFTFWMALPVGALLAATFGLVLGFPVLRLRGDYLAIVTLGFGEIIRILLNNWTAVTGGPNGIGGIPDPTLFGMEFGRRVKGEGNTSFHETFGIAYSGEHKVIFLYLIALVLAVITALVIRRLMRMPVGRAWEALREDEIAARSLGLSRTAVKLSAFTIGAFFAGFAGTVFASKQGFISPESFVFLESAIILAIVVLGGMGSQIGVILAAIAVTILPELAREFSDFRMLVFGAAMVLMMVWRPQGLMPMRRIPISLKRQE, encoded by the coding sequence ATGGCAACACACAACTTAAAGCACGCGCTGTTCTGTGCGATCGTTACCGTCGTTATCGCCTACCCTATCCTCGGTCTCGACTTGGTGGCCCAAGGCACCCAAATTGGGCTTGAAGGTGCCACCCCAACCACCATCATTTCGATCTTTCTGGCGGCCGGCATCGTCTTTTTCTTCCAGCTGTTCCGTGACAACATCATGGGCAATTTAGGCAAACTGCCTAAGCTGAACCCGTTAAGCGGCCGTGAACCCATGCCCGCCGAGAAACGGGCGAAAGTGGAAGCTTGGGTGCTAACCGCCATTATCGTCCTGGCCCTGTTCTGGCCGTTCGTGGTGTCGCGGGGTTCCGTCGATTTGGCCACACTGGTGCTCATCTACATCATGCTGGCTTTGGGTTTGAACGTGGTGGTCGGCCTCGCCGGTCTTCTCGACCTTGGCTACGTTGCCTTCTATGCGGTGGGCGCTTACACCTTTGCGCTGCTCTACCAGTACTTCGGATTCACCTTCTGGATGGCCTTGCCGGTTGGCGCTCTGCTGGCCGCGACCTTTGGTTTGGTGCTCGGGTTCCCGGTGTTACGGCTGCGAGGCGACTATCTGGCCATCGTGACACTGGGTTTCGGTGAAATCATTCGTATTCTTTTGAATAACTGGACGGCGGTTACCGGCGGCCCTAACGGTATCGGTGGCATTCCAGACCCGACCTTGTTCGGCATGGAGTTCGGGCGCAGGGTTAAAGGAGAAGGCAACACCTCCTTCCATGAAACCTTCGGCATTGCCTACAGCGGTGAACACAAGGTTATATTCCTGTACCTGATCGCTCTCGTACTGGCCGTCATTACTGCGCTGGTCATCCGCCGCTTAATGCGTATGCCGGTTGGCCGGGCCTGGGAAGCCCTTCGGGAAGACGAAATTGCAGCCCGTTCCCTCGGTTTGAGCCGCACCGCCGTTAAACTGTCTGCGTTCACCATTGGCGCGTTCTTCGCCGGCTTTGCCGGCACCGTCTTCGCGTCCAAACAGGGCTTCATCAGCCCAGAATCCTTTGTCTTCCTGGAATCCGCCATCATTCTGGCCATCGTTGTGTTGGGCGGCATGGGTTCTCAGATTGGCGTTATTCTCGCGGCGATCGCCGTCACCATCCTGCCGGAGCTCGCACGCGAGTTCTCAGACTTCCGAATGCTCGTCTTCGGGGCCGCCATGGTTCTGATGATGGTATGGAGGCCTCAAGGTCTGATGCCTATGCGTCGAATTCCCATTTCACTGAAACGGCAGGAGTGA
- the livH gene encoding high-affinity branched-chain amino acid ABC transporter permease LivH, with protein sequence MQDLLYFSQQLVNGLTIGSAYALIAIGYTMVYGIIGMINFAHGEIYMIGAYTALIAITGLATLGVAWLPVILLVALICAVIVSSSMGWAVERVAYRPVRGRHRLIPLISAIGMSIFLQNYIHLAQGSRNIGFPALIDGSFRFGPPESFQLSLSYMQITIFITTLICMTLLSLFISRSRIGRACRAVSQDLGMANLLGIDTNRIISATFIIGASLAAVAGLLLGMYYGSVDPLFGFIAGLKAFTAAVLGGIGSIPGAMLGGLILGVSESMTSGYLSGEYKDVVSFSLLILILLFKPTGLLGKPEVEKI encoded by the coding sequence ATGCAAGACCTCCTATATTTTTCTCAACAGCTCGTTAACGGGCTCACGATCGGGAGCGCTTACGCCCTGATCGCCATCGGCTATACGATGGTTTACGGCATTATCGGCATGATCAACTTCGCCCACGGCGAAATTTATATGATCGGCGCCTACACTGCGCTTATTGCCATTACCGGTTTAGCCACCCTCGGCGTTGCTTGGTTACCCGTCATTTTGTTGGTTGCGCTGATTTGCGCAGTGATTGTATCCAGCTCTATGGGCTGGGCGGTTGAACGAGTCGCCTATCGCCCGGTACGCGGACGTCACCGGTTAATACCGCTCATCTCCGCCATCGGTATGTCGATCTTTCTGCAAAACTACATCCATCTGGCCCAAGGTTCACGCAACATCGGCTTCCCGGCGCTGATCGACGGCAGTTTTCGCTTTGGTCCCCCTGAAAGTTTCCAGCTTTCACTTTCCTACATGCAGATCACCATCTTTATCACCACACTGATCTGCATGACCCTGCTCTCATTGTTCATCTCGCGCTCTCGCATCGGGCGAGCTTGCCGGGCCGTTTCTCAAGATCTGGGGATGGCGAACCTGCTGGGCATCGACACCAACCGGATCATTTCCGCGACCTTTATCATTGGCGCATCGCTGGCAGCAGTTGCCGGCTTGTTACTGGGCATGTACTACGGCTCGGTTGATCCACTGTTTGGTTTTATCGCCGGCCTGAAAGCGTTCACCGCAGCGGTACTCGGCGGCATTGGCAGCATTCCCGGCGCCATGCTGGGCGGCTTGATTCTCGGCGTTTCCGAGAGCATGACCTCCGGCTACCTAAGCGGAGAGTACAAAGACGTTGTTTCGTTCAGTTTGCTGATACTGATTCTGCTGTTCAAACCCACCGGCCTGCTTGGCAAACCGGAGGTTGAGAAGATCTGA
- a CDS encoding branched-chain amino acid ABC transporter substrate-binding protein yields the protein MNISAKKLATAVSASVALMAASHATADIKIGIAGPMTGPVAQYGDMQFSGARMAIERINAAGGVMGEDLVAVEVDDVCDPKQAVTVANRLVNEGVQYVIGHLCSSSTQPASDIYEDEGILMITPASTSPEITERGYELVFRTIGLDSMQGPVAGNYIASQKPERVAVVHDKQQYGEGIATAVRDTLKDAGIEVAMFEGITAGDKDFSSLVTKIKQADVDFVYYGGYHPELGLILRQARQTDVEAKFMGPEGVGNKDINTIAGEAAEGLLVTLPPSFDEKAENQELVTAFKDKGEDPSGPFVLPSYTAVQLVVEGIKQADSKDPFDVAAALRANSFETPIGTVQYDKAGDLKSFEFVVYEWHSDGSKTPAQ from the coding sequence ATGAACATTTCCGCAAAGAAACTCGCTACCGCTGTAAGCGCATCTGTAGCTCTGATGGCCGCAAGCCATGCTACCGCAGATATCAAAATAGGCATTGCAGGCCCCATGACCGGCCCGGTCGCCCAGTATGGTGACATGCAGTTCTCTGGCGCCCGCATGGCCATCGAACGCATCAACGCCGCCGGCGGTGTGATGGGTGAAGATCTGGTTGCTGTTGAAGTCGATGACGTTTGCGACCCAAAGCAAGCCGTTACCGTTGCTAACCGCCTGGTGAATGAAGGCGTTCAGTACGTTATTGGCCATCTGTGTTCCAGCTCGACCCAGCCTGCCTCCGACATATACGAAGATGAAGGCATTCTGATGATTACCCCGGCGTCTACCAGCCCGGAAATCACCGAACGCGGCTATGAGCTGGTGTTCCGCACCATTGGCCTGGACAGCATGCAGGGCCCAGTCGCCGGTAACTACATCGCCAGCCAGAAGCCAGAGCGAGTTGCCGTTGTTCACGATAAGCAACAGTACGGTGAAGGCATTGCCACTGCGGTTCGTGACACGCTGAAAGATGCGGGCATCGAAGTTGCCATGTTCGAAGGCATCACCGCCGGCGACAAAGACTTCTCCTCGCTGGTCACGAAAATCAAGCAAGCCGACGTGGATTTCGTCTACTACGGTGGCTACCACCCTGAGTTGGGACTGATTCTGCGCCAAGCTCGCCAAACCGACGTTGAGGCCAAGTTCATGGGCCCGGAAGGGGTTGGTAACAAAGACATCAACACCATCGCCGGTGAAGCCGCAGAAGGCTTACTGGTCACCCTGCCACCAAGCTTTGATGAGAAAGCCGAGAACCAGGAACTGGTCACAGCCTTCAAAGACAAGGGCGAAGACCCATCCGGTCCGTTTGTTCTGCCTTCTTACACCGCTGTTCAGCTAGTCGTTGAAGGTATCAAGCAAGCCGATTCCAAAGACCCGTTTGACGTTGCCGCCGCTTTGCGCGCCAACAGTTTCGAAACGCCGATCGGAACCGTTCAATACGACAAAGCCGGGGACCTGAAGTCCTTCGAATTTGTGGTGTACGAATGGCATTCTGACGGCAGTAAGACTCCGGCACAGTAA
- a CDS encoding tetratricopeptide repeat protein, whose protein sequence is MIRHYLVFILALIFAGHLHAQRQELGPDKELSAEDLEESIKTLEKPMYTPFVELYLLDETKALRQDMQNTRAELIEKVVEKELSVADKSMSYAADTVTYFFYLIAGATSILVVIGWNSIRDMRHQLTGLAEERVNELVVEYEKRLKAIEVQLQQKSEIIHQNQAEIELTNEVHALWLKASQETSQQNKINTYDQILELRPDDVEALSYKADAVLEIQEPLWAISLCNRALKLAPDNGHALYQLACAFAEIGRWEDAVANLAKAIEISEAYRDDASVDPSFEQLHDHENFKNLVYIDHDDSQDA, encoded by the coding sequence ATGATCAGGCACTACCTCGTTTTCATCCTCGCCCTTATTTTTGCCGGACACCTCCATGCACAACGGCAGGAACTTGGCCCAGACAAAGAGCTGTCAGCCGAAGACTTGGAAGAAAGTATCAAAACACTGGAAAAACCGATGTATACGCCCTTCGTAGAGCTATACCTGCTCGACGAAACAAAAGCACTTAGACAAGACATGCAAAACACCCGTGCCGAGCTGATAGAGAAAGTCGTCGAGAAGGAGCTGTCGGTGGCCGACAAATCCATGTCTTATGCCGCCGATACGGTCACCTACTTCTTCTACTTGATTGCTGGCGCCACCTCCATTCTCGTCGTTATCGGCTGGAACTCGATTCGCGACATGCGCCACCAGCTCACAGGCCTTGCAGAAGAACGAGTTAACGAATTGGTGGTGGAATACGAAAAGCGCTTGAAGGCCATTGAAGTGCAGTTACAGCAAAAGTCGGAGATCATTCACCAGAACCAGGCGGAAATCGAGCTAACCAACGAAGTCCATGCGCTCTGGCTCAAAGCCAGCCAGGAAACGTCGCAACAGAACAAGATCAACACCTACGACCAGATTCTGGAACTCCGGCCAGACGATGTTGAAGCGCTGAGCTACAAAGCCGATGCCGTTCTCGAAATACAAGAACCGCTCTGGGCCATCAGCCTGTGTAACCGCGCGCTCAAACTGGCTCCAGACAACGGCCATGCGCTTTACCAACTGGCCTGCGCCTTTGCCGAGATCGGCCGCTGGGAAGACGCGGTTGCCAACCTTGCAAAAGCCATCGAGATCTCCGAAGCCTACCGAGACGATGCATCGGTTGACCCAAGCTTCGAGCAATTGCACGATCACGAAAACTTCAAAAATTTGGTTTATATCGATCACGACGATTCGCAAGATGCCTAA
- a CDS encoding MarR family transcriptional regulator gives MDSYEQVLVALRRVIRATDLHSKRLSKHAGLTGPQLLIMRTIRDLGEVTIGTIAENVSLSQATVTTILDRLEHRKLVYRVRSTKDKRKVHAHLTEDGADLLARAPNPLQEDFIEKFQNLAEWEQTMILSSLQRVAHMMDADDIDASPVLTVGSVLKDDGWKEKA, from the coding sequence TTGGATAGTTACGAGCAGGTGTTGGTAGCGCTTCGGCGGGTTATCCGGGCAACGGATTTGCATTCGAAACGGTTGAGTAAGCATGCCGGGCTGACGGGGCCTCAGTTGCTGATTATGCGCACCATTCGTGATTTGGGTGAGGTGACAATCGGTACGATTGCCGAGAATGTCAGTCTCAGTCAGGCAACGGTAACGACCATTCTCGACCGCCTTGAGCACCGTAAGCTGGTTTATCGGGTGCGTAGCACGAAGGATAAGCGAAAGGTGCATGCGCATTTGACTGAAGACGGAGCGGATCTTTTGGCTCGTGCGCCGAACCCTTTGCAGGAAGACTTCATTGAGAAGTTTCAGAATCTGGCAGAGTGGGAGCAGACGATGATTTTGTCGTCGTTGCAGCGTGTGGCTCACATGATGGACGCTGATGACATTGATGCTTCGCCAGTTCTGACGGTGGGGTCTGTGTTGAAGGATGACGGCTGGAAGGAGAAGGCCTGA
- the lon gene encoding endopeptidase La, whose protein sequence is MNDENRKDSLDEFEEDVTKYIGKEENNKALALPQQARPNRMYVLPVTNRPFFPAQVQPVMVNEDPWQETLKRVAETDHKMLGICFVEDTESDSGVPASDELELMGCAVRVHQAQHDNGKVQFIAQGLHRFKVVQWLRRRPPYLVEVEYPEEPEEPEEPADELKAYTLAIIGAIKELLRTNPLYGEDVKQYLSRFGPDDSSPLADFGASMTSAPGQELQEVLDTVPLLRRMERVLLLMRKELEVARLQSEINEEVNEKVQKHQREFFLREQLKVIQRELGIAKDDKTADAERFEARMAKLNPPDAVQERFDEEVQKLQILEQGSPEYGVTRNYLDWLTQVPWGEYSEDHFDLAAARKILDRDHDGLNDVKDRIIEFLAEGSFKGEMSGSILLLVGPPGVGKTSIGHSVADALGREFYRFSVGGMRDEAEIKGHRRTYIGAMPGKFVQALKDTKVANPVIMLDEIDKIGSSFQGDPASALLETLDPEQNKEFLDHYLDVRMDLSKVLFICTANQLDTIPRPLLDRMDVIRLSGYICEEKLAIAKHYLIPRLLKRAGLLKKQLNISDAAVRQVIEGYAREAGVRSLEKLLHKIIRKGIVKLLEHPGEPVRVGVGDLTTYLGQPAFRKEKSLKGTGVVTGLAWTAMGGATLSIEASRVHTHHRGFKLTGQLGDVMRESAEIAYSYVASNLKRFKGDPTFFEKSFVHLHVPEGATPKDGPSAGVTMATALLSIARREAPQQNLAMTGELTLTGQVLPVGGIREKVIAARRQKISNLILPEANRGDYDELPDYLKEGLTVNFAKNYNDVLQVCFGNKPKSGSSVH, encoded by the coding sequence ATGAACGACGAAAACCGCAAAGACTCCCTGGACGAATTTGAAGAAGACGTGACCAAATACATCGGTAAAGAAGAAAACAACAAGGCCCTCGCGTTGCCACAACAAGCCCGGCCAAACAGAATGTATGTGCTGCCTGTCACCAACCGGCCATTTTTTCCGGCACAGGTGCAGCCGGTGATGGTCAACGAAGATCCTTGGCAGGAAACCCTGAAACGGGTGGCGGAAACCGATCACAAAATGCTCGGCATTTGCTTTGTTGAGGACACCGAGAGTGACTCAGGCGTGCCTGCCAGCGACGAACTGGAATTAATGGGCTGCGCCGTTCGGGTCCATCAAGCCCAGCACGACAACGGCAAAGTCCAATTCATTGCTCAGGGCTTGCACCGTTTCAAGGTCGTGCAATGGCTGCGCCGCCGCCCGCCCTATCTGGTGGAGGTCGAATACCCGGAAGAGCCAGAAGAGCCAGAAGAGCCGGCCGACGAGCTTAAGGCTTACACCCTCGCCATCATCGGTGCCATCAAGGAACTGCTGCGCACGAATCCGCTCTATGGCGAAGACGTAAAACAGTACCTCTCGCGCTTCGGCCCGGATGACAGCTCGCCACTGGCCGACTTCGGCGCGTCTATGACCAGCGCTCCCGGGCAGGAGCTGCAGGAAGTTCTGGATACGGTTCCGCTGCTTCGCCGCATGGAGCGGGTGCTTCTGCTCATGCGCAAAGAGCTGGAAGTCGCTCGCCTGCAGTCCGAAATCAACGAGGAAGTGAACGAAAAGGTGCAGAAGCACCAGCGTGAATTCTTCCTGCGCGAGCAACTGAAGGTCATTCAGCGCGAACTCGGCATCGCCAAAGACGACAAGACCGCCGATGCAGAGCGCTTCGAAGCGCGGATGGCCAAACTGAACCCGCCGGACGCGGTGCAAGAACGCTTCGACGAGGAAGTTCAGAAATTGCAGATTCTGGAGCAAGGCTCGCCGGAATACGGCGTCACCCGCAATTACCTCGACTGGCTCACGCAAGTGCCGTGGGGCGAATACTCCGAAGACCATTTCGATCTCGCTGCTGCGCGAAAGATATTGGACCGGGACCACGACGGCCTGAATGATGTCAAAGACCGCATCATCGAGTTCCTTGCTGAAGGCTCTTTCAAAGGCGAAATGAGTGGCTCCATCCTCTTGCTGGTTGGCCCGCCGGGCGTGGGCAAGACATCGATCGGCCACTCCGTGGCAGATGCTTTGGGCCGCGAATTCTACCGTTTCAGTGTTGGCGGCATGCGCGACGAAGCCGAGATCAAAGGCCACCGCCGCACCTACATCGGCGCGATGCCGGGCAAATTTGTGCAAGCACTCAAAGACACAAAAGTTGCCAACCCCGTCATCATGCTGGATGAGATCGACAAAATCGGCTCCTCCTTCCAGGGCGACCCGGCGTCCGCCCTGCTGGAAACTCTGGACCCGGAGCAAAACAAAGAGTTTTTGGATCACTACCTGGATGTCCGCATGGATCTGTCCAAGGTCCTGTTCATCTGCACCGCCAACCAGCTAGACACCATCCCCCGGCCACTACTAGACCGGATGGATGTGATTCGGTTGTCTGGCTACATCTGTGAAGAAAAGCTTGCCATTGCCAAGCATTACCTGATCCCTCGCCTGCTCAAACGTGCCGGCTTACTGAAAAAACAGCTAAACATTTCAGACGCTGCCGTGCGCCAAGTGATCGAAGGGTATGCCCGGGAAGCTGGCGTACGCAGCCTTGAAAAGCTGCTGCACAAAATTATTCGCAAAGGCATTGTGAAACTGCTGGAACATCCGGGTGAACCGGTCAGAGTCGGTGTGGGCGACTTAACCACCTATCTCGGCCAACCAGCATTCCGTAAAGAAAAATCCCTGAAAGGTACTGGTGTGGTCACTGGTTTAGCGTGGACCGCCATGGGCGGAGCTACTCTGAGCATCGAAGCCTCCCGCGTGCATACCCACCATCGGGGTTTCAAACTGACGGGGCAGTTGGGAGACGTCATGCGCGAGTCCGCAGAAATCGCCTACAGCTACGTGGCTTCCAATTTGAAACGCTTTAAAGGCGACCCGACCTTCTTCGAGAAGTCTTTCGTACACTTGCACGTGCCCGAAGGCGCAACACCGAAAGACGGCCCCAGCGCCGGTGTCACCATGGCAACCGCCCTGCTCTCGATCGCCCGCAGGGAAGCACCCCAGCAGAATCTGGCCATGACCGGCGAGCTAACGCTGACTGGACAGGTACTACCGGTCGGTGGAATTCGTGAAAAGGTGATTGCCGCCAGAAGGCAGAAAATCAGCAACCTGATTCTGCCCGAGGCAAACCGGGGGGATTACGATGAGTTGCCGGATTATCTCAAAGAAGGGCTAACCGTGAACTTTGCCAAGAACTACAACGACGTGCTTCAGGTGTGCTTTGGCAATAAGCCGAAGAGTGGGTCTAGCGTGCATTAA
- the trxA gene encoding thioredoxin: protein MTASPYIFDATMDNFPQEVMEASAKTPILVDVWADWCAPCKQLMPILEKLADEYQGNFLLAKVNADEQQELTSSLGVRSLPTVILVKDGQAVDGFNGAQPESEIRKVLEKHVELPAEDPYEKAHALWETGDLDGALAILTEMNQKDPEDLDVLIDLAQLKAEQGDLETAEQVLDSLPPEEKLQTKAKQLAARIKFLKQSSELPALEGLEQALEVNPKDPEALHQLALHKVLQEENAEAMDLLIRLMQSDSTYKDGVAKSTLVELFEKLGNNNADVRTYRRKLYTLMH from the coding sequence ATGACTGCTTCACCCTATATCTTCGATGCCACCATGGACAACTTTCCGCAAGAGGTAATGGAAGCCTCTGCCAAAACGCCCATCCTGGTGGATGTTTGGGCGGACTGGTGCGCGCCGTGCAAGCAGCTGATGCCGATACTGGAAAAGCTGGCGGACGAATATCAGGGCAACTTCCTGCTGGCCAAAGTGAATGCTGATGAGCAGCAAGAATTGACGTCTTCTTTGGGTGTGCGCAGTTTACCGACCGTTATTCTTGTGAAAGATGGCCAGGCTGTAGACGGATTCAATGGTGCCCAGCCGGAAAGTGAAATCCGCAAAGTGCTGGAGAAGCACGTTGAACTGCCGGCAGAAGACCCTTACGAAAAAGCTCATGCGCTTTGGGAAACGGGTGATCTGGACGGTGCGCTGGCGATCCTGACGGAAATGAACCAGAAGGACCCGGAAGATCTCGACGTATTGATTGATCTGGCCCAGCTCAAAGCCGAACAGGGCGATCTCGAAACGGCCGAACAAGTGCTCGACAGCTTGCCACCGGAAGAGAAGCTGCAGACCAAGGCCAAACAGCTGGCGGCTCGGATCAAGTTTCTAAAGCAGTCCAGTGAGCTGCCTGCTCTTGAAGGTTTGGAGCAAGCATTGGAAGTCAATCCAAAGGATCCGGAAGCCCTGCACCAGTTAGCGCTGCATAAGGTGCTGCAGGAGGAGAACGCAGAGGCGATGGACTTGTTGATCCGGCTCATGCAGTCGGACAGCACTTATAAAGACGGTGTGGCCAAGTCGACGTTGGTGGAGTTGTTTGAGAAGCTGGGCAATAACAATGCGGATGTGCGGACGTATCGGAGAAAGTTGTATACGTTGATGCATTGA
- a CDS encoding lysine 2,3-aminomutase: MNSIVTFPNRIPVQEFEERRFKVFTDRQLDKIEAIQGLPEETLFEMKVVASVLPFRVNEYVINELINWDKVPNDPIYQLVFPQKGMLKDEHYEQMAQMHRDGADKKEIQAVAKQIRDDLNPHPAGQMEMNMPELDGEVLDGVQHKYRETVLFFPAQGQTCHSYCTFCFRWAQFVGDKDLKMSSTEAEKLHGYLQEHTEVTDLLVTGGDPMVMKTKSLAQYLEPLLQPEFDHIQTIRIGTKALTFWPYRFVTDKDADELIELFAKLVDAGKHVAIMAHYNHWQEITTDIAEEAIRRIRATGAEIRAQGPLIKHVNDDADAWAKLWKKEVKLGIIPYYMFVERDTGAKNYFEVPLAEAYNIYREAMKKVSGLARTARGPSMSAGPGKVEIQGIAEIKGEKVFVLRFLQGRNPDWVQRPFFAKFSETATWLHELEPAFGEEKFFFEDEFEQMQKGNG, encoded by the coding sequence ATGAACTCCATCGTCACCTTTCCTAACCGTATTCCGGTGCAGGAATTCGAAGAGCGCCGGTTTAAGGTGTTTACTGACCGCCAGCTCGACAAAATTGAAGCCATTCAGGGCCTGCCAGAGGAAACCCTGTTTGAGATGAAGGTTGTGGCCAGTGTGTTGCCCTTCCGCGTCAACGAATACGTCATCAACGAGTTGATCAACTGGGACAAAGTTCCAAACGACCCCATCTACCAGTTAGTGTTCCCGCAAAAGGGTATGCTGAAGGACGAGCATTACGAGCAGATGGCACAAATGCACCGGGACGGCGCAGACAAGAAAGAAATCCAGGCCGTTGCCAAGCAAATCCGCGATGACCTGAACCCGCACCCAGCCGGCCAAATGGAAATGAACATGCCGGAGCTGGACGGCGAAGTGCTGGACGGCGTACAGCACAAATACCGCGAAACAGTGCTGTTCTTCCCAGCCCAAGGCCAGACCTGTCACTCATACTGCACCTTCTGCTTCCGCTGGGCGCAATTCGTCGGCGACAAAGACCTGAAGATGTCCAGCACCGAAGCCGAGAAGCTTCACGGCTACCTGCAGGAACACACCGAAGTGACCGATCTGCTGGTAACCGGCGGCGACCCCATGGTTATGAAAACCAAAAGCCTGGCCCAGTACCTGGAACCACTGCTTCAGCCGGAATTCGACCACATCCAGACCATTCGAATCGGTACCAAGGCCCTCACCTTCTGGCCCTACCGCTTCGTAACCGACAAGGATGCAGACGAACTGATCGAGCTGTTCGCCAAATTGGTTGATGCCGGCAAGCACGTAGCCATCATGGCGCACTACAACCACTGGCAGGAAATCACTACCGACATCGCGGAAGAAGCCATTCGCCGCATCCGCGCCACCGGAGCAGAAATCCGTGCGCAGGGCCCGCTGATCAAGCACGTCAACGACGACGCCGACGCATGGGCCAAGTTGTGGAAGAAAGAAGTGAAGCTGGGCATCATCCCTTACTACATGTTTGTAGAGCGGGACACCGGCGCCAAGAACTACTTTGAAGTGCCGCTAGCGGAAGCCTACAACATCTACCGAGAAGCCATGAAGAAGGTCTCCGGGCTGGCCCGTACCGCACGAGGCCCCAGCATGAGTGCCGGTCCCGGCAAAGTAGAAATTCAGGGTATTGCCGAAATCAAAGGCGAAAAGGTTTTCGTGCTGCGCTTCCTGCAAGGCCGCAACCCGGACTGGGTACAGCGCCCGTTCTTCGCCAAGTTCAGCGAAACAGCCACCTGGCTTCATGAGCTGGAGCCTGCCTTCGGAGAGGAAAAGTTCTTTTTTGAAGATGAGTTTGAACAGATGCAGAAAGGGAATGGATAA